Proteins from a single region of Mumia flava:
- a CDS encoding DUF456 domain-containing protein yields the protein MDTLGTVLVGLAILVGIAGIIVPILPGSLLVWIAIVVWAVVVAEPAAWAVLVAATVVYGATLVVQYAIPGRRLQRAGVPGRAMLLGFVLGVIGFFVIPVLGLFVGFVLGVYLHELARHRTHEGAWTATVHAMKAAGLSILIELAGAMISTSLWVAGVVLT from the coding sequence ATGGACACCCTCGGCACCGTGCTCGTCGGCCTCGCGATCCTCGTCGGGATCGCCGGGATCATCGTCCCGATCCTCCCCGGGTCGCTGCTGGTCTGGATCGCGATCGTGGTCTGGGCGGTCGTCGTCGCCGAGCCGGCGGCCTGGGCCGTGCTGGTCGCCGCCACGGTGGTGTACGGCGCGACGCTGGTCGTGCAGTACGCGATCCCGGGGCGGCGACTGCAGCGCGCCGGCGTCCCGGGCCGCGCGATGCTGCTCGGGTTCGTGCTCGGAGTCATCGGGTTCTTCGTGATCCCTGTGCTGGGACTGTTCGTCGGATTCGTGCTGGGCGTCTACCTGCACGAGCTCGCGCGGCACCGCACGCACGAGGGCGCATGGACCGCGACGGTGCACGCGATGAAGGCGGCCGGGCTGTCGATCCTCATCGAGCTCGCCGGCGCGATGATCTCGACCAGCCTCTGGGTTGCCGGCGTGGTTCTGACCTGA